One genomic segment of Bradyrhizobium prioriisuperbiae includes these proteins:
- a CDS encoding efflux RND transporter periplasmic adaptor subunit, translating to MSGISVYSHKISALIKVPAVLLAVSLLALTLAGCNDKPAEQAATGRPVLVATVHYEAEAPERSFVGTIRPRIETDMGFRVAGKVAKRLVEVGQRVEAGQPLAVLDEVDLRLQAEQAEAEYRAATGVVAQAVAAETRAKELRGKGWSTDAQLDQTKAAADEARSRLIRAERSVELTKNSLSYTTLTADARGVVTATLIEPGQVVASGQTAIRVARSAEKEAVVAIPETLLARARGGAARVTLWSEPDKKYTAKLRELAPIADVATRTYLAKFSLPDATDDMELGMTATLTLADADQERVARVPLSALFNQGDKASLYVVDRESGAVKLLPVTVKSYGTDTAVITGGVEEGARVVALGVQKLDPAQKVRVVASLSF from the coding sequence ATGTCTGGTATCTCGGTTTATTCTCATAAAATCAGTGCCTTGATTAAAGTGCCGGCGGTGCTTCTGGCGGTCAGCCTGTTGGCGCTGACCCTGGCCGGCTGCAACGACAAGCCCGCCGAACAGGCTGCGACCGGTCGTCCGGTCCTGGTGGCGACCGTCCATTACGAGGCCGAGGCGCCCGAACGCAGCTTTGTCGGCACCATCCGCCCCCGCATCGAAACCGACATGGGCTTCCGGGTGGCCGGCAAGGTGGCGAAGCGCCTGGTCGAGGTCGGCCAGCGGGTCGAGGCCGGGCAGCCACTGGCGGTGCTCGACGAGGTCGATTTGAGGCTGCAAGCCGAGCAGGCGGAAGCGGAATACCGCGCCGCCACCGGCGTGGTGGCACAGGCGGTCGCGGCAGAGACCCGCGCCAAGGAGTTGCGTGGCAAGGGCTGGTCGACCGATGCCCAGCTCGACCAGACCAAGGCGGCTGCGGATGAAGCCCGCTCGCGCCTCATCCGTGCCGAGCGCTCGGTCGAGCTGACCAAGAATTCGCTCTCCTACACCACGCTAACCGCAGACGCCCGCGGCGTCGTCACCGCGACCCTGATCGAGCCGGGCCAGGTGGTGGCGTCGGGCCAGACCGCGATCCGTGTCGCGCGTTCGGCCGAGAAGGAAGCCGTGGTCGCGATCCCCGAGACGCTGCTGGCACGCGCCCGCGGCGGAGCCGCGCGCGTGACCCTGTGGTCGGAGCCCGACAAGAAATACACGGCGAAGCTGCGCGAACTCGCCCCGATCGCCGATGTCGCGACCCGCACGTATCTGGCTAAGTTCTCGCTGCCGGACGCGACCGATGACATGGAGCTCGGCATGACCGCGACCTTGACGCTGGCGGATGCCGACCAGGAGCGCGTCGCGCGCGTGCCGTTGTCGGCGCTGTTCAACCAGGGCGACAAGGCTTCGCTTTATGTGGTGGATCGCGAGAGCGGCGCCGTGAAGCTGTTGCCGGTGACCGTCAAATCCTACGGCACCGATACCGCCGTGATCACCGGCGGGGTGGAAGAAGGCGCGCGGGTTGTCGCGCTCGGTGTGCAGAAGCTCGATCCGGCCCAGAAGGTCCGGGTCGTCGCGTCGCTGTCGTTCTGA
- a CDS encoding efflux RND transporter permease subunit, producing the protein MKRFNLSAWAVAHPALILFFIVALGVAGFFSYRSLGRAEDPSFTIKLAVVTAIWPGATAQEMQSQVSDAIEKKMQELPYFDKVTTYTKPSFTAMQVSFKDNTPAKDVPYLFYLLRKKLVDIQSDLPSGLIGPNVNDEYGDVDSILYMMTGDGANYAQLKTIAEGMRQRLLKVPNVTKVNLYGVQDQKIYVEFSHAKLATLGISPQAIFDSLAKQNAVNPGGVVETSSQRVPLRVTGALDGAKAVAETPVESGGRVFRLGDIATITRGYEDPSDYKVRQEGKPALGIGIVMAKGANIIELGEDIKKATAEFMAAVPQGVDLKQIADQPQVVDHAVSEFVHSFIEALAIVLFVSFLALGWRTGIVVALSVPLVLSIVFVVMNAMGLDLHRITLGALIIALGLLVDDAIIAVEMMVVKMEQGWDRVKAASFAWESTAFPMLTGTLVTAAGFLPIGFANSSVGEYAGGIFWIVAISLVASWFVAVIFTPYIGVKLLPNFAKGGAHHADPHAIYETRMYRGLRRVIDWCVRWRGTVVMATIGVFALSIVGFGAVQQQFFPLSERPELFFQLRLPEGTAFGVTEKSVEKAEALLKGDPDIATYTSYVGQGSPRFWLGLNPQLPNESFAEIVIVSKDVQARERIKARLEKAVAEGQLSEARVRVDRFNFGPPVGFPVQFRVVGPDPQTVRDIAYQVRDVMRANTKTIDAHLDWNEKTPYLKLVVDQDRARAMGLTPQDISQATAMLISGAPVTTVRDGIEKVGVVARAVRSERLDLGHVADLTVYSRNGVAVPLSQIAKIEYAHEEPILWRRNRDMAITVRADIVDGVQAPDVTNAIWPKLEGIRKSLQPAYRIEMGGAIEESAKGNASIFVLFPLMAIAMLTLLMIQLQSFSRLALVFLTAPLGIVGAALGLLVANQPFGFVALLGLIALAGMIMRNAVILVDQIETDVAHGMTRREAIVEATVRRARPVILTALAAILAMVPLSRSAFWGPMAITIMGGLFVATFLTLLFLPGLYALWFRKSLDQSGPVEDTALAPALPEAKHGAQQPIYPVAAE; encoded by the coding sequence ATGAAGCGTTTCAACCTGTCCGCGTGGGCCGTCGCTCATCCTGCTTTGATCCTGTTCTTCATCGTTGCGCTCGGCGTCGCCGGCTTCTTCTCTTATCGTTCGCTCGGCCGCGCCGAAGATCCCTCCTTCACCATCAAGCTCGCGGTCGTCACGGCGATCTGGCCCGGCGCCACTGCGCAGGAAATGCAATCCCAGGTCTCGGACGCCATCGAAAAGAAGATGCAGGAGCTGCCTTACTTCGACAAGGTAACGACCTACACCAAACCATCGTTCACCGCGATGCAGGTGTCGTTCAAGGACAACACGCCGGCCAAGGACGTGCCGTACCTGTTCTATCTGCTGCGCAAGAAACTGGTCGATATCCAGAGCGATTTGCCGAGCGGCCTGATCGGCCCGAACGTCAATGACGAATACGGCGACGTCGACTCCATCCTCTACATGATGACCGGCGACGGGGCGAACTATGCCCAGCTCAAGACCATTGCGGAGGGCATGCGGCAGCGGCTGCTGAAGGTTCCCAACGTCACCAAGGTCAATCTGTACGGCGTGCAGGATCAGAAGATCTATGTGGAGTTCTCCCACGCCAAGCTCGCGACGCTTGGCATCTCGCCGCAGGCGATCTTCGATTCCCTGGCGAAGCAGAACGCGGTCAATCCCGGCGGCGTGGTCGAGACTTCGTCGCAGCGCGTGCCGCTGCGCGTCACCGGCGCGCTCGACGGCGCCAAGGCGGTGGCGGAGACGCCGGTGGAAAGCGGCGGCCGGGTGTTCCGGCTCGGCGACATCGCGACCATCACCCGCGGCTATGAGGATCCGTCCGACTACAAGGTGCGGCAGGAAGGCAAGCCCGCGCTCGGCATCGGCATCGTGATGGCGAAGGGCGCCAACATTATCGAGCTCGGCGAGGATATCAAAAAAGCCACCGCCGAATTCATGGCGGCGGTGCCCCAAGGCGTCGATCTCAAGCAGATCGCGGACCAGCCGCAAGTGGTCGATCACGCGGTCAGCGAGTTCGTCCATTCCTTCATCGAGGCGCTGGCCATCGTGCTGTTCGTCTCGTTCCTGGCGCTGGGATGGCGCACTGGCATCGTGGTGGCGCTCTCGGTGCCGCTGGTGCTGTCGATCGTGTTCGTGGTGATGAACGCGATGGGGCTCGACCTGCATCGCATCACGCTCGGCGCGCTGATCATCGCGCTCGGCCTGCTGGTCGACGATGCCATCATCGCGGTCGAAATGATGGTGGTGAAGATGGAGCAGGGCTGGGACCGCGTCAAAGCCGCGTCCTTTGCCTGGGAATCCACCGCGTTCCCCATGCTCACCGGCACGCTGGTGACCGCGGCGGGCTTCCTGCCGATCGGCTTCGCCAATTCGTCGGTCGGCGAGTATGCCGGCGGCATCTTCTGGATCGTGGCGATCTCGCTGGTGGCGTCCTGGTTCGTCGCGGTGATCTTTACGCCCTACATCGGTGTCAAGCTGCTGCCGAATTTCGCCAAGGGTGGTGCGCATCATGCCGATCCCCACGCGATCTATGAGACGCGGATGTACCGCGGTCTGCGCCGCGTGATCGACTGGTGCGTGCGCTGGCGCGGCACGGTGGTGATGGCGACGATCGGCGTGTTCGCGCTGTCGATCGTCGGCTTCGGCGCGGTGCAGCAGCAGTTCTTCCCGCTGTCGGAGCGTCCCGAGCTGTTCTTCCAGTTGCGGCTGCCGGAAGGCACCGCCTTCGGTGTCACCGAGAAGTCGGTCGAAAAGGCGGAAGCCCTGCTGAAGGGCGATCCGGATATCGCCACTTACACCAGTTATGTCGGGCAGGGTTCGCCGCGGTTCTGGCTCGGACTCAATCCGCAGCTGCCCAACGAATCCTTCGCCGAAATCGTCATCGTCTCCAAGGACGTCCAGGCGCGTGAGCGGATCAAGGCGCGGCTGGAAAAGGCCGTGGCCGAGGGCCAGCTCTCGGAGGCGCGGGTGCGCGTCGACCGCTTCAATTTCGGCCCGCCGGTCGGTTTCCCGGTCCAATTCCGCGTGGTCGGCCCGGATCCGCAAACGGTGCGCGACATCGCGTATCAGGTGCGCGACGTGATGCGCGCCAACACCAAGACGATCGATGCGCATCTCGACTGGAATGAGAAGACGCCCTACCTCAAGCTCGTGGTCGATCAGGACCGCGCCCGGGCGATGGGCCTCACCCCGCAGGACATCTCGCAGGCAACAGCAATGCTGATCTCGGGCGCGCCGGTCACCACCGTGCGTGACGGCATCGAGAAGGTCGGCGTGGTGGCGCGTGCGGTGAGGTCGGAGCGGCTCGATCTTGGCCATGTCGCCGATCTCACCGTCTACTCCCGCAACGGCGTTGCGGTGCCGCTCTCCCAGATCGCCAAGATCGAATATGCCCACGAGGAGCCGATCCTGTGGCGGCGCAACCGCGACATGGCGATTACCGTGCGTGCCGACATCGTCGATGGCGTGCAGGCACCTGACGTCACCAACGCGATCTGGCCGAAGCTCGAGGGCATCCGCAAGAGCCTGCAGCCTGCCTACCGGATCGAGATGGGCGGCGCGATCGAGGAATCCGCCAAGGGCAATGCCTCGATCTTCGTGCTGTTCCCGCTGATGGCGATCGCCATGCTGACGCTCCTGATGATCCAGCTACAAAGCTTCTCGCGGCTGGCGCTGGTGTTCCTCACCGCGCCGCTCGGCATCGTCGGCGCCGCGCTTGGCCTGCTGGTGGCGAATCAGCCGTTCGGCTTTGTCGCGCTGCTGGGCCTGATCGCGCTGGCTGGTATGATCATGCGAAACGCGGTGATTCTGGTCGATCAGATCGAGACCGATGTCGCCCATGGCATGACCCGCAGGGAGGCGATCGTGGAGGCTACGGTTCGGCGCGCGCGACCGGTGATTCTCACGGCGCTGGCCGCGATTCTCGCCATGGTTCCGTTGTCCCGCTCGGCGTTCTGGGGTCCGATGGCGATCACCATCATGGGTGGCCTGTTTGTGGCCACCTTCCTGACCCTGCTGTTCCTGCCCGGCCTCTATGCGTTATGGTTCCGCAAGAGTCTGGACCAGAGCGGTCCGGTGGAGGATACGGCGCTGGCGCCGGCGCTTCCGGAGGCAAAACACGGCGCGCAGCAACCCATTTATCCGGTTGCGGCGGAGTGA
- a CDS encoding type II toxin-antitoxin system Phd/YefM family antitoxin, protein MSKVSTTPSSPPPGGTWTLAGAKARLSEVVDRAQAGPQTITRNGKPSAVVVSAEEWARKTIRKGTLAEFLLASPLRGADLDLERQRDTPRDVKL, encoded by the coding sequence ATGTCGAAAGTCAGCACCACGCCATCCTCACCGCCTCCCGGAGGCACCTGGACTCTTGCGGGGGCCAAAGCTCGGCTCTCCGAGGTGGTCGATCGTGCCCAAGCCGGACCCCAAACCATCACCCGCAACGGCAAGCCAAGTGCGGTTGTCGTCTCAGCCGAGGAATGGGCGCGCAAGACCATCCGCAAAGGCACCTTGGCTGAATTCCTGCTCGCCTCGCCGCTGCGAGGTGCTGATCTCGATCTGGAACGCCAGCGTGACACGCCTCGTGACGTCAAGCTGTGA
- a CDS encoding type II toxin-antitoxin system ParD family antitoxin, translating to MSNSEKRTFSLPAEHTAFIDTLVSSGAYASGSEVVRAGLRALQERDAAVERWLREEVAPVYDAMKANPARGISAEQAFAEIKTRHAARLKDGS from the coding sequence ATGTCCAATTCCGAAAAACGCACCTTCAGTCTTCCTGCCGAGCACACGGCTTTCATCGACACGCTTGTGTCGTCGGGGGCGTATGCCTCTGGAAGCGAAGTGGTTCGCGCCGGTCTTCGCGCCCTACAAGAGCGGGACGCGGCCGTCGAACGTTGGCTGCGCGAAGAGGTGGCGCCAGTCTATGACGCCATGAAAGCCAATCCCGCCCGCGGCATCTCAGCCGAACAGGCCTTTGCCGAGATCAAGACACGACATGCCGCGCGGCTGAAGGACGGCTCGTGA
- a CDS encoding type II toxin-antitoxin system VapC family toxin, giving the protein MNFLLDTNVLSEVQRPAPNLKVVGWLDVVDEDRVFISVASIAELRRGIALMDDGRRRTALAAWLANDLPARFAERTLPIDHAVAEQWGELMARSRRSGVALSVMDGFFAATALAKDLTLVTRNVTDFASFGVPLFNPSEE; this is encoded by the coding sequence GTGAACTTTCTGCTTGATACCAATGTGCTCTCGGAGGTGCAGCGACCTGCACCCAACCTGAAGGTCGTCGGCTGGCTTGATGTCGTCGACGAAGATCGGGTCTTCATCAGTGTCGCTTCGATTGCCGAACTTCGGCGCGGCATTGCTTTGATGGACGACGGTCGCCGACGCACCGCGCTGGCCGCTTGGCTCGCCAATGATCTGCCGGCTCGCTTCGCTGAACGAACCCTGCCGATCGATCACGCGGTCGCCGAGCAGTGGGGCGAACTGATGGCGCGCAGCCGCCGAAGTGGCGTTGCGCTATCCGTTATGGATGGCTTCTTTGCAGCGACCGCGCTTGCCAAAGACCTCACGTTGGTCACGCGCAATGTCACGGATTTTGCGTCATTCGGCGTACCGCTGTTCAACCCGTCGGAGGAGTGA
- a CDS encoding type II toxin-antitoxin system RelE/ParE family toxin, protein MRRRDVIFSPEARDDLIELYDYIAAAAGVRVAMSYIERLEIYCLGFDIASERGHRREDIRPDLRIVGFERQTSWWRTIASRFCGSSPRAEIGRMHFKP, encoded by the coding sequence GTGAGGCGTCGAGACGTCATTTTTTCACCTGAAGCACGCGACGATCTTATCGAACTTTACGATTATATTGCCGCAGCTGCCGGCGTGCGCGTGGCCATGTCCTATATCGAACGCCTGGAAATCTATTGTCTCGGTTTCGACATCGCTTCGGAACGCGGTCACCGGCGCGAAGATATCCGCCCAGACTTGCGCATTGTCGGATTTGAGCGACAGACTTCATGGTGGAGGACGATCGCGTCACGATTCTGCGGTTCTTCCCCAAGGGCCGAAATTGGCAGGATGCATTTTAAGCCGTAG
- a CDS encoding DUF2846 domain-containing protein yields the protein MLKTLLGLVAIAAIVSGCASERSGADFLALSQKMGPPRAGHSRIVVLREKGYGGIVDQGWDVKLDGGPMADLKTGTYVYADRPAGRHELSASADLFPGISKRDFAAAPGKTYFFLTRPSDRAKALGAMSAAGGVAGLVIGAAVTSNNANPGPLDFFPMEEAEARTMINDLRLAP from the coding sequence ATGCTGAAGACTTTGTTGGGGCTGGTGGCCATTGCCGCCATCGTGTCGGGCTGTGCGAGCGAACGGAGCGGTGCCGACTTTCTTGCGCTGTCGCAGAAGATGGGGCCGCCACGCGCGGGTCATTCGCGCATCGTGGTGTTGCGTGAAAAAGGCTATGGCGGAATCGTCGATCAGGGCTGGGACGTGAAGCTCGATGGCGGACCGATGGCCGATCTGAAGACCGGCACGTACGTCTATGCAGATCGGCCGGCCGGCCGCCATGAGCTTTCCGCAAGCGCGGATCTGTTTCCGGGGATCAGTAAGCGCGACTTTGCCGCGGCACCCGGCAAGACCTATTTTTTCCTCACGCGGCCGAGTGACAGAGCCAAAGCCCTCGGTGCCATGTCGGCTGCCGGTGGTGTCGCGGGGCTTGTCATCGGCGCCGCGGTGACCTCCAACAATGCCAACCCCGGTCCGCTCGACTTCTTTCCCATGGAGGAGGCGGAGGCGAGAACCATGATCAACGATCTTCGCCTCGCGCCGTAG